From Erigeron canadensis isolate Cc75 chromosome 8, C_canadensis_v1, whole genome shotgun sequence, one genomic window encodes:
- the LOC122610806 gene encoding uncharacterized protein LOC122610806, which produces MRDYFVEDSKFDEPFFRHRFRMSKRLFLKIVDDIEAKFSYFQEGYDARGKKSCTALQKCTSAIKQLSTGEPSDVYDEYLCMAARTGHKSLEYFCDAVINLYQKEFLRRPTSHDVALITQLAHEERHHIPGMLGSLDCTHI; this is translated from the coding sequence ATGCGTGACTACTTCGTTGAAGACTCAAAGTTTGACGAACCATTTTTTCGTCATCGTTTTCGCATGAGCAAGaggttgtttttgaaaattgttgatgatattgAAGCTAAATTTAGTTACTTTCAAGAGGGGTACGACGCACGGGGTAAAAAAAGTTGCACCGCTCTTCAAAAGTGCACATCGGCGATCAAGCAACTGTCTACGGGTGAACCTTCAGACGTGTATGACGAGTATTTATGTATGGCTGCCAGAACGGGACACAAGAGCTTGGAGTACTTTTGTGATGCGGTCATTAATTTATATCAAAAGGAGTTCTTACGTAGGCCGACATCTCATGACGTTGCTCTCATCACACAATTagctcatgaagaaagacacCACATTCCAGGAATGCTTggtagtcttgattgtacacacatCTAA